A stretch of Salvelinus fontinalis isolate EN_2023a unplaced genomic scaffold, ASM2944872v1 scaffold_1529, whole genome shotgun sequence DNA encodes these proteins:
- the LOC129849551 gene encoding pejvakin-like: protein MFAAATKNFVKQVGDTGRLIPVPSLSEADRYQPLSLVTRKRKRHFWKKTKYASTPFSLKDILVGEKEITAGVSSYQLLNYEDKSDVALNGRLGNHLMNDVGFNISGSDSVAVKASFGIVTKHEVEVPTLLRELNSRKVDLDHCLIRQSKESGRSVLCVVMESIRTTRQCSLTVHAGMRRTTMRFQIDDGRNPKGRDKAIVIPAHTTIAFSIFELFVRLDGRLDICVSPESSGGFEKELIREQLGGFIGRFSMGRLRRFLSGIVYGNPFRADDRTFEELTHTHSDTYMDDVVTDYYEKAASMTDVSTAYLRGDSHSRVNLLNHNIPKGPCALCGRGQTPRETVYGCLECSSGGHKYVRLHVVPCFDLWHKTLS, encoded by the exons ATGTTCGCTGCGGCGACCAAGAACTTTGTGAAGCAGGTGGGAGACACAGGTCGGTTGATCCCCGTACCGAGTCTGAGTGAGGCTGACCGCTACCAACCGCTCAGCCTGGTcaccaggaagaggaagagacactTCTGGAAGAAAACCAAGTATGCCTCAACCCCCTTCTCCCTGAAAGACATCCTGGTGGGGGAGAAGGAGATCACAgcag GGGTGTCGTCGTACCAGCTCCTGAACTATGAGGACAAATCTGACGTGGCCCTGAACGGCAGATTAGGGAACCACCTGATGAACGACGTGGGGTTCAACATCAGTGGTTCAGACTCTGTGGCCGTCAAAGCCTCCTTTGGGATCGTCACCAAACACGAGGTGGAGGTCCCAACTCTACTCAGGGAACTCAACTCCAG GAAAGTGGATCTTGATCACTGTCTGATTCGTCAGTCCAAAGAAAGTGGGCGGAGCGTTCTCTGCGTTGTCATGGAGAGCATCCGTACGACTCGTCAGTGTTCTCTCACTGTCCACGCTGGCATGAGACGGACGACTATGAGG TTTCAGATTGATGATGGTCGAAACCCCAAAGGTCGAGACAAGGCCATAGTGATCCCAGCTCACACCACCATCGCATTCAGCATCTTTGAACTGTTTGTTCGATTGGATGGACGACTTG ATATCTGCGTAAGCCCTGAGTCGTCAGGCGGATTTGAGAAGGAGCTGATCAGAGAGCAGCTGGGTGGTTTCATTGGTCGATTCTCTATGGGACGGCTACGCAGGTTCCTGTCTGGGATTGTGTACGGAAACCCCTTCAGAGCAG ACGACAGGACGTTTGAGGAGCTCACGCACACCCACTCAGACACCTATATGGACGACGTAGTGACAGACTACTACGAAAAAGCAGCCAGCATGACGGACGTCTCCACCGCCTATCTGAGAGGGGACTCCCACTCCCGTGTCAACCTCCTCAACCACAACATCCCCAAGGGCCCCTGTGCCCTGTGTGGCCGGGGCCAGACACCGAGGGAGACGGTCTACGGCTGTCTGGAGTGCTCCTCCGGTGGGCACAAGTACGTCAGGCTACACGTGGTGCCCTGCTTCGACCTGTGGCACAAGACGCTCAGCTGA